The Sulfolobus sp. A20 genomic interval GTTGCCTGCTATATTTAGGGGTATTAACATCAATCCATTCACATCATTTCAGTATCTATTATGGATATTATTCGGATATAGTATAGTATCAGCAATATTAGTTGTGAACGTTGGTAGAATATCTGACATTTTTGGAAGAGTTAGAATGTACAATATAGGATTTGCAATATTTACTGTCGCTTCCATCTTACTATACCTCACTCCAGGTAAGGGAAGCATAGCAGCCCTTCAGATAATCTCTTACAGAATACTTCAAGGTGTTGGAGCATCTTTCCTAATGGCTAACAGTACAGCAATCCTCTCAGAAGCTTTTCCTCCAAACCAGAGAGGGTTTGCCTTAGGGCTAAATGGCGTTATCGGAATTTTTGGAGGAGTAGCAGGGATAATAATTGGAGGAATCCTTGCCTCCATATATTGGCGTGATGTATTCCTAGTTAGCGTTCCTTTAGGAATAGCAGGTACGATATGGTCATATAAATCATTGAAACAACTGAGTAAACCTAATAGAAATCAAAAAATAGATTACGTTGGAAATATACTATATGCCGTAGCATTGATACTAATACTTATAGGAATTACTTATGGTATCCTACCTTATGGTACTCAAGCGACTGGTTGGAGTAATCCATTTGTTATAACGAGTATAGTAGTGGGTTTAGCTCTATTTGCCGCCTTTCTCCTAGCTGAGAAAAAAATTAAGGATCCTATGTTTAGAATAGAATTATTTAAAGTGAGAGCTTTCTCAGCAGCTGCCACGTCAATACTATTAGCACAATTAGCTTTTGGTGGGTTACAGTTAATGTTAGTATTGTTGCTTCAAGCTATATGGTTACCTTTACACGGCTATAGTTACGAGGTAACTCCATTTTGGGCTGGAATATACTTACTACCACTATTAGCTGGCTTTGGAATCATGGGATCCATAGCAGGGAGGCTCTCTGATCGTTATGGAGCTAGACCTTTATCTACATTGGGTTTAGTAATTATGGGCATAGGGCTTCTCACTTTAACGTTGTTACCTTATAATTTCAACTATATAGACTTCGCATTGATCGTATTCTTCATAGGAGTAGGAAATGGGCTTTTCGTATCCCCTAATACAGCAGCATTAATGAACGCATCTCCACCACAACATAGAGGTTCAGCATCTGGTATAAGGGCTATGTTAACTAACACTGGAAGTACACTAAGCATAGGAATCTTCTTCACAATAGTAATAGATGTGCTATACGTTGCATTACCACCAGCACTAACATCTGCTCTCAACGCTGCAGGAGCACCTCAATTAGCGCCAATAATGGCTAAAATTCCACCTACTGCAGCAATTTTTGCAGCATTCTTGGGATATAATCCGGTGGGCTCAATATTGTCAACTCTCCCATCTTCTATAACCAGCTCAATACCTGCGACCACTATAAATACAATAACTAGTACATATTGGTTCCCAACAGTGGTAGCACCAGCCTTTATGGAGTCACTGAGGATAGCGTTCTTTGTAGCTTCAGCATTAGCTTTTAGTGCAGCTATAGCCTCGGCATTAAGAGGAAAAGCGATAATATATGAGAGAGATCTAATGAAAGCAAGTACTATATCTCAAACAGAGAAAAACAGTTAAAATTTTTCATTTTTTATTAGCTAATTCGAAGAATACTTTCCAAAATGGATCCTCTTTAGGAGTGTCGATTTTCTGCCTACTACCGTCAGACTTAACTAAGTTGACTTCCTTGACATCATCTACTATTTTACCTATTATTTCAGCCCTAATTCCTTGCTCATTTAATCTTTTCTTAACTTCATCTCCTTTGTTAGTGATTATAATCATAGTACCTTCACTTATAGATACCCAAGGATCTATATTTACTAATTTAGTAACTTCTCTCACAGCCCTATTCATAAATAACTTATCCTCGTAAATCTTCATACCTTTTCCACTAGCTATAGATATCTCAACTAATGCCTCAAACACTCCTCCCTCAGTTGCGTCGTGCATTAAATGTATTCCTACATTGGAGGCAATTAAACCATCTTTCCAGCAACTCATCTCCCAGTATAGATTATAGGCTTCATTAAAGACCTCCTTATCTAACCTGTTTCTGAAGTATTCTGGATAAAGGTTAACTAATAGAGCAGTAGCTTCAATCGCTGGTCCCTTAGTCATTAGTATATCGTCACCTACTTGAACCTTTGAGGGCATTCCTAATTTCTCCTTTTCGCCTATACCGAACATCGTAAATCCACCAACCATAGGGTAATCT includes:
- a CDS encoding AIR synthase family protein, producing the protein MLLHFMRLGKINQEIFNKIIYPHLGFLHNEVIVRPQHGVDTGAIDLQDGRVLVVKTDPVFIVPQFGFKKASWFAVHILASDVMTSGIPPKYALIDLNLPPKIGDNEFEEMWIGIHEALSEIGVMVVGGHTGIYEGTDYPMVGGFTMFGIGEKEKLGMPSKVQVGDDILMTKGPAIEATALLVNLYPEYFRNRLDKEVFNEAYNLYWEMSCWKDGLIASNVGIHLMHDATEGGVFEALVEISIASGKGMKIYEDKLFMNRAVREVTKLVNIDPWVSISEGTMIIITNKGDEVKKRLNEQGIRAEIIGKIVDDVKEVNLVKSDGSRQKIDTPKEDPFWKVFFELANKK
- a CDS encoding MFS transporter; the encoded protein is MVQYKWIALSNTSLGVFMGFMNANIVLISLPAIFRGININPFTSFQYLLWILFGYSIVSAILVVNVGRISDIFGRVRMYNIGFAIFTVASILLYLTPGKGSIAALQIISYRILQGVGASFLMANSTAILSEAFPPNQRGFALGLNGVIGIFGGVAGIIIGGILASIYWRDVFLVSVPLGIAGTIWSYKSLKQLSKPNRNQKIDYVGNILYAVALILILIGITYGILPYGTQATGWSNPFVITSIVVGLALFAAFLLAEKKIKDPMFRIELFKVRAFSAAATSILLAQLAFGGLQLMLVLLLQAIWLPLHGYSYEVTPFWAGIYLLPLLAGFGIMGSIAGRLSDRYGARPLSTLGLVIMGIGLLTLTLLPYNFNYIDFALIVFFIGVGNGLFVSPNTAALMNASPPQHRGSASGIRAMLTNTGSTLSIGIFFTIVIDVLYVALPPALTSALNAAGAPQLAPIMAKIPPTAAIFAAFLGYNPVGSILSTLPSSITSSIPATTINTITSTYWFPTVVAPAFMESLRIAFFVASALAFSAAIASALRGKAIIYERDLMKASTISQTEKNS